The Liolophura sinensis isolate JHLJ2023 chromosome 6, CUHK_Ljap_v2, whole genome shotgun sequence genomic sequence AGGTGTACTGGCCTTAGATGAAATGACTGAAGGGTGGTAGAGGGGAAAAGGTAGGGTGCTAAGGTTTGCAAGCACGAAATTAAGTCAGACATCAAAAAGAAACAATGTGATTACTTTTTTCGTAGTTTCTGAAAACAGTGCAGTGGCTGCTGATCTATTTTTAatgaacatgtacatctttgtgaaaaATAGTCAATCTTTTAAACTATTTTGTCTCTTGCAGAACATGGTTTATACTTTATCTGCATAGCATctgaaataatacatatatttatatctgcATAATCAAGTCTTCATCAATTCTTGCAAAATCTATATCAAGTTTGTTTTAAACTAAAATGCATATTATTGATATGTAGCATATGGAGTTTTTGGTTCTCTTCATTGGTTGGAATTCATATTGTGTTCATCTGGTGAATACTTGCATTATTAAAGTTCCATCATTCtgtttgaaaaatataaattatgcaTACAGCAAATGAAGTGTAGAATTTCTATCCTTCCTGTGTACGTGAATTGGTGACATTGTATGGATGGATTTGCACTCAATTCCAAGGTAAGGAGCGACTGTAAAACTGGCCATCCTGGTGCAGACCTGCGACATGTGGTGAGGTCTGTTGATGAGTATGTCATCAAGTCATCACGATGGTCATCATGCATGGTCAGCACATTGGAGGCTTGTCGAACATCCCATTACACTGTGTTTGTTAAATCATGAAAACGAATTGGCCAAGCCATTCCACTGACAAACCAGGAGTGACCAGTCTGTTTGGAGAGATGTCTGCATGGAGTGACCAGTCAGCATGGAGTGACCAGTCTGCATGGAGTGATGTCTGTATGGAGTGACCAGTCTGCATGGAGTGACCAGTCTGCATGGAGTGACCAGTCTGCATGGAGTGATGTCTGTATGGAGTGACCAGTCTGTATGGAGTGACCAGTCTGAATGGAGTGACCAGTCTGTTTGGAGTGATGTCTGCATGGAGTGACCAGTCTGTATGGAGAGACCAGTCTGTTTGGAGTGATGTCTGTATGGAGTGACCTGTCTGTTTGGAGTGACCTGTCTGTTTGGAGTGACCAGTCTGCATGGAGTGATGTCTGTATGGAGTGACCAGTCTGCATGGAGTGACCAGTCTGTTTGGAGTGATGTCTGCATGGAGTGACCAGTCTGTATGGAGAGACCAGTCAGTTTGGATTGATTTCTGCATGGAGTGACCAGTCTGTTTGGAGTGACCAGTCTGTTTGGAGTGATGTCTGCATGGAGTGATGTCTGTATGGAGTGATGTCTGTATGGAGTGACCAGTCTGTATGGAGTAACCAGTCTGCATGGAGTGACCAGGATTAAGTTAGCCGTTATGACACTTGCTTTTGTTGTTGGGGTTTTGTGTGTTAAGACCAAGATCTTATGTAAGCCAAAAGAAAAGACATATATGTTGTCTGTTTATCTTAGTTTAAACTccttctcatgtacatgtatgtcatgaagAGGGCAGCCATAATCTGGTGTGGCGCTCTTATATTTTGTTCTCGAGGCCAGTCATTCACATTTTCGTGAAAGATATTAACTTATTTAGGCCATTAATGTTCACATGGACTTCACTGTAACTTTTAAATGTGGGAGAAGCGCTCTTGAAATTCATATCTTGCATTTGTTCATTGTAAATTTACTGATCCGATCGATGAAAAACTCATCAAAATTTCCCTCTTTTCGTGCAGTTTCATAATTGTGTGAGTTTTGCgtcaaaaaattttgtttcatgcaTATAAATTCAGCTGATCAAATATTCAAAAGTTTTCCAAGGTTCATTCTTCGATTTCTATTTCGCCAAATTTTTCAGCAGATTCTGCACAGTTAAAATTTGTAAGGGCTTCCAGTGGGGTCAGGTGTATTCTACATGATAAAAGTTTGAATAGATCGAAAAAAAGATACCCAGTAAAGTTATGTGGTATTCTGCTTTAGAAACTGATCATGATTTAGCTATGCTTTTAATTCTTCAGTACACAATTGCCATATTCTGCCATTTTGTGTTCCGTTTAGtttacctcttttttttttttaatattttagtggatgcagtttattttttctgtatccTCTCTTATATGGCATGGAAATGTGTGAATCGGGGGGATGATGTATAAACTAGAGATGGATAAAATGACAGGACCTTATTCTGAGTTAAGTTTTAATCTGATGCCTGTACAAGGTCCTATTTcctgatgtaaatacagtggAGACTTCCTGTAGGTGAGGGACCTAGTAGAGCATACtgacatgtatctatatatattgaTGATTATGCAAACTGATTCTCTGTGTGgtaatgtgtacagtgtaaaaactatgtatgtgtaacatGATGCAATAAAGAAACATCCTCCTCTGAAAGAATTAGACGTTCTCTTACTTAATATTATACGAAACACTTTGTTGACCTGTAAGGAGTGGCTGCAGGAATTGAGTAGACTTTAACACTGTGATTTTGATAGCCATTGGCACGGAATTGGTTGCTTCTTTGCCATAGGTTGGGGGGTTCCCTCCAGCCTTAGTCAAGGGATTTCTTTTGAGATCTGACTTGTTCCTTTTGTGACAGAGGTCAGGGATTCCCTCAGAGCTCAGGCTGGTTCTCTCCAGCTTTATTTCAGGGATTTCCCCAGAGCTTCCCTGCAGAAAtagtgttgaaaaaaaaaaaaaaaatgcaatgaacaAATCCATAGATTTGGCAGTTTTATTGGAGATCAACTCATTTAGCTGATGCTCACCAGCAATTGATGAAAAGAGCCACAATATCTGTGGCCAAAAGTGATAGACCAAATAAAACTTGTATCTCCAGGGCTGTACTCTGGATGGAAAGTCAATGCATGTTTTAATTTCCAGTCCAAATGTGCTAGGCCCGTAACTTGTTACAGAAGGCCTCTATGGTTTGGGTAGCTTGAACACTATGGACAGGGCGATGGTATGTGCAGAGCAAGATGCCATGTGGGAGATTGCCAATAACCAGGccagagttatgccccttggTGGTACAGTAGATACTGGAGACAGAGGAggcaagaaagaaagaaaaaaataaagacagcATATTATACACATGATCAACATAAATGAATATCAATTGTTAACAGTCTCAAACATGCTTTCATTAATTTGGTTTAGATTTCAACTGATTGCTGTTAAAAAATCCTGATCCATCATGCACCACTCAGTGGTTAGTGGCTTGCTGATATACCATTCTGTACCTGCAGTAAGTTTTTTTGAATATCTTGAAACGAGTTTCTTGTCCACCAATGCTGAGGACATAACCTGGCTCTGCTGGAAAGTTCTCCTCTGGTTTGGGGTGTTGATCAAACTGACTGACAAACTGTTTCAATTCTTCCTGAAAAATCACATAACACATTTTTTATCCACTAAGCAGTATTTGGAAATAAACGTGGTGAAGAACAAGTAGAAATTCTGACACATCTATCTGAGAACAATTACGATTATTTACGATTACACTCCAGTGTCAGGGTACAGACATATGAAATGATTATCACTCAGCCCAATTCTATTGTATTCGTGCAGTTCTGTGTGAAGAGGCTACTAGATGGCTCTATCCACTAAGATATACGATAAAGAGTTCTGAAGCATTTATATGATCAGAATGTGCCTGATTAAAGAGTTGATGCCAAAGAGTCACATTTGTTTAGAAAtctaaaatgtttgaatttgaTAATCATTTTGTTATTAAAGCATCTACCTGTGAGACATTTGTAAGGTCACCATAACTGTAACTGACAGTTCCCAAGTGTGACATTAGCACAACCCCGCTAGCTACGCCAAGGCTCAACAGTTGGTCtggaaacaaaaaccaaaatggTATATTAAAAGGCTACAAAACACTATCTGATGTCTCCTTTAATTAGACTCACATGTAATTCCTCTACTTCACATGCATTCCAAGAGAATTCCATTGCACATGTATCTTAGGGCAAAAATAAGgtccatttattttattattatcgACAAAATTAAGCCAACTGCATATGAAGGTAACATTCAGAGGTACAAAAATTCACCCATTTCAACGATGATTTTATAATCTGGTGTAATGACAGCACCTTTCCACCGCTTATACTATACCAGTATAGCAATACTTAGTGGGGAATTTTCCTTTCGCTCAGTTCTaggggacctccatggctcagttcgttagcgtgctagcgcagcgcaatgacccaggagtctctcaccaatgcagccgctgtgagttcaagtccagctcatgctggcttcatctccgttAGTATGTTGTGGTCTGTAACTGGTGTGTAGCTAGCTGACTTAGCTCTGTGAGTCATTTGAGTAGAGCATGGATCATAAAtgttgacagcaacctgtggatggtcgtgggtttcccccgggctctgctcggtttccacccaccataatgctggccgccgtcgtatacgtgaaataatcttgagtaccggtacg encodes the following:
- the LOC135469158 gene encoding uncharacterized protein LOC135469158 isoform X2; the protein is MSLDQLLSLGVASGVVLMSHLGTVSYSYGDLTNVSQEELKQFVSQFDQHPKPEENFPAEPGYVLSIGGQETRFKIFKKTYCSIYCTTKGHNSGLVIGNLPHGILLCTYHRPVHSVQATQTIEAFCNKLRA
- the LOC135469158 gene encoding uncharacterized protein LOC135469158 isoform X1 → MARAVPSWDEFINHQLLSLGVASGVVLMSHLGTVSYSYGDLTNVSQEELKQFVSQFDQHPKPEENFPAEPGYVLSIGGQETRFKIFKKTYCSIYCTTKGHNSGLVIGNLPHGILLCTYHRPVHSVQATQTIEAFCNKLRA